One Microbacterium esteraromaticum genomic window carries:
- a CDS encoding ABC transporter substrate-binding protein — protein MKRIRGIGAIALAGVAALALTSCSQGSATRDSGDGEGGAVTLQFQSLSDQPATQAAVKKVVDSWNSENPDVQVEIIQAGWDGTYDKLITQFTGGTAPDIIHFEASSIASFAADGYLADLSDLIDPDLKSDISDGIWDSVTVGDEIIAYPSTLQSYMAFANADLLEQAGVEVPTGDSMTWDELAEIAKATTTAEHKGLGWGLASPTATMMSLSLGFDGGYFSGEGEDAKIEVGDDELAVPERIHEMAYTDQSLDLTSLTQSGSDVLASFYGGKVAMTVQGSFQVTNIAKDAPEGFNWVALPPIEGSAGALQAANPQTYSVNVDSEHVDESAEFLNYFMSADNLAEIAYADALIPSSGEARAALEEMAADNPAWTQVLASGEGLEGPPFLKADKYTEWKDTIATPAFQQYLADKISKEQLATQLSDGWADIAG, from the coding sequence ATGAAGAGAATCCGAGGCATAGGCGCCATCGCACTCGCCGGCGTCGCAGCACTCGCCCTCACCTCCTGCAGCCAGGGAAGCGCGACGCGCGACTCCGGCGACGGGGAGGGCGGCGCAGTCACCCTGCAGTTCCAGTCGCTCTCCGACCAGCCTGCGACCCAGGCCGCGGTCAAGAAGGTCGTCGACAGCTGGAACAGCGAGAACCCCGACGTCCAGGTCGAGATCATCCAGGCCGGCTGGGACGGCACCTACGACAAGCTGATCACGCAGTTCACGGGCGGGACCGCACCCGACATCATCCACTTCGAGGCGAGCTCGATCGCGTCGTTCGCGGCAGACGGCTACCTCGCCGACCTCAGCGACCTCATCGACCCCGATCTGAAGTCCGACATCTCCGACGGCATCTGGGATTCGGTCACCGTGGGCGACGAGATCATCGCCTACCCCTCGACGCTGCAGTCGTACATGGCCTTCGCCAACGCGGATCTGCTGGAGCAGGCGGGGGTGGAGGTTCCCACCGGCGACAGCATGACGTGGGACGAGCTGGCCGAGATCGCGAAGGCGACGACCACAGCCGAGCACAAGGGCCTCGGCTGGGGCCTCGCCTCGCCCACCGCGACGATGATGAGCCTGTCGCTCGGCTTCGACGGCGGCTACTTCTCGGGCGAGGGCGAGGACGCGAAGATCGAGGTCGGCGACGACGAGCTGGCTGTGCCCGAGCGCATCCACGAGATGGCCTACACCGACCAGTCGCTCGACCTGACGTCGCTGACGCAGTCGGGTTCCGACGTGCTGGCATCGTTCTACGGCGGCAAGGTCGCGATGACCGTGCAGGGATCGTTCCAGGTCACGAACATCGCGAAGGACGCCCCTGAGGGCTTCAACTGGGTCGCGCTTCCCCCGATCGAGGGCTCGGCGGGCGCCTTGCAGGCGGCCAACCCGCAGACCTATTCGGTGAACGTCGACTCCGAGCACGTCGACGAGTCGGCCGAGTTCCTGAACTACTTCATGAGCGCCGACAACCTCGCCGAGATCGCCTATGCCGACGCGCTGATCCCGTCGTCGGGCGAGGCTCGCGCGGCGCTGGAGGAGATGGCTGCCGACAACCCCGCATGGACTCAGGTGCTCGCCTCCGGTGAGGGACTCGAGGGTCCTCCCTTCCTCAAGGCCGACAAGTACACCGAGTGGAAGGACACCATCGCGACGCCGGCCTTCCAGCAGTACCTGGCCGACAAGATCAGCAAGGAGCAGCTGGCGACCCAGCTGTCCGACGGCTGGGCCGACATCGCCGGCTGA
- a CDS encoding ADP-ribosylglycohydrolase family protein → MDVLQDRVAGVLAGAAVGDALGGATEGWTPEQIEERHGGRVEGIVGPFLDDWRTARPIAPYHKGDGHVTDDTLMTHALIEVYAKRRRHLDAFDVAADLVPLMIGERRWIPELEDQALILQRVFLAEKWIVAKLHYGHADPREAGVGNIVNCGATMYMAPVGLVHVGDPRGAYAEAIDLAGAHQSSYGREAAGVFAAAVAAAAAPGASVGDVRAAVTDVAHDGTAAAIDAVLSAVDAFVAAGGSDDPRELGRTIRAAVSPYDTVGDQYRAPAMDARLPSRTKSIEELPVALGFVVAHGGDARAAILDAVNYGRDSDSIATMAGAICGGLGGIDAIPAEWVRDVVAASRLDLDGVTAAMTEVVRDVALADAERASRRAASLRELLGAEAAA, encoded by the coding sequence ATGGACGTGCTGCAGGACCGAGTGGCCGGAGTGCTTGCGGGAGCCGCCGTGGGCGACGCGCTCGGCGGAGCCACCGAGGGATGGACCCCCGAGCAGATCGAGGAGCGCCACGGAGGCCGGGTCGAGGGCATCGTGGGACCGTTCCTCGATGACTGGCGCACGGCCCGCCCGATCGCGCCGTACCACAAGGGCGACGGTCACGTCACCGACGACACCCTGATGACCCACGCCCTCATCGAGGTGTACGCCAAGCGACGTCGTCATCTCGACGCGTTCGATGTCGCCGCCGACCTCGTGCCGCTGATGATCGGCGAGCGCCGATGGATCCCCGAGCTCGAAGACCAGGCGCTCATCCTGCAGCGGGTGTTCCTGGCCGAGAAGTGGATCGTCGCCAAGCTGCACTACGGCCACGCCGATCCGCGCGAAGCCGGTGTCGGCAACATCGTCAACTGCGGCGCGACCATGTACATGGCGCCCGTCGGGCTCGTGCACGTCGGCGACCCGCGCGGCGCGTACGCCGAGGCCATCGACCTCGCGGGTGCTCACCAGTCCTCGTACGGGCGCGAGGCTGCGGGCGTGTTCGCGGCCGCCGTCGCCGCCGCGGCCGCGCCAGGCGCATCGGTCGGCGACGTGCGCGCCGCGGTGACCGATGTCGCGCACGACGGCACCGCCGCCGCGATCGACGCGGTGCTCTCGGCCGTCGACGCCTTCGTCGCGGCAGGTGGCTCCGACGACCCGCGTGAGCTCGGTCGCACGATCCGCGCTGCGGTGTCGCCGTACGACACGGTCGGCGACCAGTACCGAGCGCCGGCGATGGACGCGCGCCTGCCCTCGCGCACCAAGTCGATCGAGGAGCTCCCCGTGGCTCTCGGCTTCGTGGTCGCACACGGCGGCGACGCCCGCGCCGCGATCCTCGACGCGGTCAACTACGGTCGCGACTCGGACTCGATCGCGACCATGGCCGGTGCGATCTGCGGCGGACTCGGCGGGATCGACGCGATCCCCGCGGAGTGGGTGCGCGATGTCGTCGCCGCGAGCCGGCTCGATCTCGACGGCGTCACGGCTGCGATGACGGAGGTCGTCCGCGATGTCGCCCTGGCGGACGCCGAGCGGGCGTCGCGTCGCGCCGCGAGCCTGCGTGAGCTGCTCGGCGCGGAGGCGGCCGCGTGA
- a CDS encoding ADP-ribosylglycohydrolase family protein: MRLTWAQPEDLVPAEFAALREQGVAESALTPIEERWASAGGSTTLAPSGASATPASAELRALARDVLAELQTLQLPDAAEPDEWDAIVGLMREAPVLPTTAAFDRVHGAWAGRAAGCLLGKPVEKIPREGIEQIARSTGNWPIRGYFTAEGLPPEVAEQWPWNRRSAPTSLVENIDGMPEDDDLNFPILALDLLEQHGAQLSTDDIAQAWLASLPAGRVFTAERAAYRNILDARPVPETATHLNPFREWIGALIRADVHGWAHPGDVRAAARSAWIDARLSHTRNGIYGEIWAAALCAASIVAETPDEVLDAADAVVPPASRLAAAVRLGRETGRALASGDLTLDTALDALHDEFVGMHWVHTLNNAALTACAVQAHGTDFGSAIALAVAGGWDTDSVGATVGSVVGGLIGADAIDQAWTAPLRDSIATSMPGGAERSIRELAERTLRLSEERS, translated from the coding sequence GTGAGACTGACCTGGGCCCAGCCCGAAGACCTCGTGCCGGCGGAGTTCGCGGCGCTGCGCGAGCAGGGCGTCGCCGAGTCGGCGCTCACTCCGATCGAGGAGCGGTGGGCGAGCGCCGGCGGATCGACGACCCTTGCTCCATCCGGCGCGAGCGCCACACCCGCGAGCGCCGAGCTGCGCGCGCTCGCCCGCGACGTGCTCGCCGAGCTGCAGACCCTGCAGCTGCCGGATGCCGCCGAACCGGACGAGTGGGACGCCATCGTCGGTCTCATGCGCGAGGCTCCGGTGCTGCCCACCACGGCCGCGTTCGACCGCGTCCACGGCGCGTGGGCGGGACGAGCCGCTGGATGCCTGCTTGGCAAGCCCGTCGAGAAGATCCCCCGCGAGGGCATCGAGCAGATCGCACGTTCGACGGGCAACTGGCCTATCCGCGGCTACTTCACCGCGGAGGGGCTGCCGCCGGAGGTCGCGGAGCAGTGGCCCTGGAACCGGCGCTCAGCGCCCACCTCGCTGGTGGAGAACATCGACGGGATGCCCGAGGACGACGACCTCAACTTCCCCATCCTCGCCCTCGACCTCCTCGAGCAGCACGGCGCGCAGCTGTCGACCGACGACATCGCGCAGGCCTGGCTCGCCTCGCTGCCGGCCGGTCGCGTCTTCACGGCCGAGCGGGCCGCGTACCGCAACATCCTCGACGCCAGGCCGGTGCCCGAGACCGCCACGCACCTCAACCCATTCCGCGAGTGGATCGGCGCGCTCATCCGCGCCGACGTGCACGGCTGGGCGCACCCCGGCGACGTCAGGGCGGCGGCACGGTCCGCATGGATCGACGCGCGCCTCAGCCACACCCGGAACGGCATCTACGGCGAGATCTGGGCGGCGGCGCTGTGCGCCGCCTCGATCGTCGCCGAGACGCCGGATGAGGTGCTGGATGCCGCCGATGCTGTCGTGCCACCGGCATCCCGACTCGCCGCGGCGGTGCGCCTCGGGCGCGAGACCGGGCGCGCGCTCGCGTCGGGAGACCTGACTCTCGACACCGCGCTGGATGCCCTGCACGACGAGTTCGTCGGCATGCACTGGGTCCACACGCTCAACAACGCCGCCCTCACCGCGTGCGCAGTGCAGGCACACGGCACCGACTTCGGCTCGGCGATCGCCCTCGCGGTGGCCGGCGGGTGGGACACGGACTCGGTGGGAGCCACGGTCGGGTCGGTCGTGGGCGGGCTGATCGGCGCCGACGCGATCGACCAGGCCTGGACGGCTCCGCTGCGTGACAGCATCGCGACCTCGATGCCGGGTGGTGCCGAGCGCTCGATCCGCGAGCTCGCCGAGCGCACTCTGCGCCTGTCGGAGGAGCGGTCATGA
- a CDS encoding ribokinase, whose product MSVVIVGSVNQDVVARVARIPMPGETVLGSSLTRSGGGKGANQAVAARRAGGAEVAFVGAVGADADGALLRAALEHDGIDVSGLAEVDGPSGTALIAVDEHAENTIVVVPGANAALGRLTDAQRAVVTRSRVLLTQLEVPASFVLDAAHARPADAWHVLNAAPSAPFARAADALFATTDVLVVNEHEALEIAGETALEKAVVALSARVRSLVVTLGAKGSLVAVDGERVEVAAIRADAVDTTGAGDTFCGVLAARLAASGRRPDEADAGLLADAARWGAAASAISVTRSGAQDAVPTATEVAHLRRESE is encoded by the coding sequence ATGAGCGTCGTCATCGTCGGCAGCGTCAACCAGGACGTCGTGGCGCGCGTCGCGCGCATCCCGATGCCCGGCGAGACGGTGCTCGGCAGCTCTCTCACGCGCTCGGGCGGCGGCAAGGGCGCCAATCAGGCGGTCGCCGCGCGGCGCGCCGGCGGTGCGGAGGTCGCGTTCGTCGGCGCTGTGGGGGCGGATGCCGACGGCGCGCTGCTGCGCGCCGCCCTCGAGCACGATGGCATCGACGTGTCGGGGCTCGCCGAGGTCGACGGCCCGAGCGGCACCGCGCTGATCGCGGTCGACGAGCACGCCGAGAACACCATCGTGGTCGTGCCGGGGGCCAACGCCGCCCTCGGGCGGCTGACCGACGCTCAGCGCGCGGTCGTCACCCGATCGCGAGTGCTGCTCACCCAGCTCGAGGTTCCCGCCTCGTTCGTGCTGGATGCGGCGCACGCGCGACCCGCCGATGCCTGGCACGTGCTCAACGCGGCGCCTTCCGCCCCGTTCGCCCGTGCAGCGGATGCGCTGTTCGCCACGACCGACGTGCTCGTCGTCAATGAGCACGAAGCGCTCGAGATCGCCGGTGAGACCGCCCTCGAGAAGGCCGTGGTCGCGCTGTCGGCGCGCGTGCGCTCCCTTGTCGTGACCCTCGGCGCGAAGGGCTCGCTGGTCGCGGTCGACGGCGAGCGTGTCGAGGTCGCCGCCATCCGCGCCGACGCCGTCGATACCACGGGAGCCGGCGACACCTTCTGCGGCGTCCTGGCCGCCCGTCTTGCGGCATCCGGTCGGCGGCCGGACGAGGCCGATGCCGGGCTGCTGGCCGATGCCGCGAGGTGGGGAGCGGCGGCATCCGCCATCTCCGTCACCCGATCAGGGGCACAGGACGCCGTGCCCACCGCCACCGAGGTGGCCCATCTGCGCCGAGAGAGCGAGTGA
- a CDS encoding SUMF1/EgtB/PvdO family nonheme iron enzyme, with translation MSSGFDPLHPRELDRPTTVPLRDADGALIDVAAGADALVMDDGKIFAAPSDPAQLDDWRAQLTAWREGARARNGIPTRYDDEASHWAARCFTVAQVWLWDELFFDFEAQRFTPERFAADARRRFGGLDGVVLWHAYPVIGIDDRNQWDFYDVPGLADAAAALHELGIAVFVDYNPWDTGTRRAGDDATELAATVRRLGADGIFLDTLKKADPEMVAALDAARPGIGLEGESKLATERIADHTLSWAQWFADSEAPGVLRAHWFERRHMQHHIRRWHRDHAEELRSAWLNGVGMMVWEVVFGVWVGWNDRDAATLRRMLPVQRGLHRWLVDGEWTPLAVHQAPVFGSTFDLDGSLLLLLANTSDADVSYRLEGTGWQPLHTGDSAGAITVPAQGIAAAMRVTGEEPAELAAVRAALTHEVAVAKASFPHRRAHRLAPAPSGRIVADDAVRTDAAARTVTVPAGEHVLTVRYRARETGMYDGAPYVDEWKPLPPRLHDQRTLERVAELALPVRVAAAEVSEADYALYLEAIGEPVVSRGPERPATGVTFARARDYARWVGGRLPTEDEWQLAAVMPGFERRTPEVWNWTESEHSDGRTRFVMLKGGSAHESTGSDWYVDGGVRDPEFALKLLLPGLGQDASPSIGFRVCWEDEA, from the coding sequence GTGAGCAGTGGATTCGATCCCCTCCATCCCCGGGAGCTGGACCGTCCGACGACCGTGCCGCTGCGTGATGCTGACGGCGCCCTGATCGATGTCGCCGCCGGCGCCGACGCGCTGGTCATGGACGACGGCAAGATCTTCGCCGCGCCGTCGGACCCCGCGCAGCTCGACGACTGGCGGGCGCAGCTCACCGCCTGGCGGGAGGGCGCCCGCGCCAGGAACGGGATCCCCACGCGGTACGACGACGAGGCCTCGCACTGGGCCGCGCGATGCTTCACCGTCGCGCAGGTGTGGCTGTGGGACGAGCTGTTCTTCGACTTCGAGGCGCAGCGGTTCACCCCTGAGCGGTTCGCCGCCGACGCCCGCCGGCGCTTCGGCGGCCTCGACGGCGTCGTGCTGTGGCATGCGTACCCGGTGATCGGCATCGACGACCGCAACCAGTGGGACTTCTACGACGTGCCTGGACTCGCCGACGCCGCGGCCGCACTGCACGAGCTCGGCATCGCGGTCTTCGTCGACTACAACCCGTGGGACACGGGTACGCGCCGCGCCGGCGACGACGCCACCGAGCTCGCCGCCACCGTGCGCCGGCTCGGCGCCGACGGCATCTTCCTCGACACGCTCAAGAAGGCCGACCCCGAGATGGTCGCCGCCCTCGACGCCGCGCGCCCCGGCATCGGCTTGGAAGGCGAGTCGAAGCTCGCGACCGAGCGCATCGCAGATCACACCCTGTCGTGGGCGCAGTGGTTCGCCGACTCGGAGGCGCCCGGCGTGCTGCGCGCGCACTGGTTCGAGCGCAGGCACATGCAGCACCACATCCGCCGGTGGCACCGAGACCACGCCGAAGAGCTGCGCTCGGCCTGGCTCAACGGTGTCGGGATGATGGTGTGGGAAGTCGTCTTCGGGGTGTGGGTCGGGTGGAACGACCGCGACGCCGCGACGCTGCGGCGCATGCTGCCGGTGCAGCGCGGACTGCACCGCTGGCTGGTGGACGGCGAGTGGACGCCTCTCGCCGTGCATCAGGCTCCCGTCTTCGGGTCGACGTTCGACCTCGACGGATCGCTGCTGCTGCTCCTGGCCAACACGTCCGATGCGGACGTCTCTTACCGGCTGGAGGGCACCGGCTGGCAGCCGCTGCATACCGGCGACTCGGCGGGCGCGATCACCGTGCCCGCGCAGGGCATCGCCGCCGCGATGAGGGTCACGGGCGAGGAGCCGGCTGAACTGGCCGCCGTGCGTGCGGCTCTGACCCACGAGGTCGCGGTGGCGAAGGCATCCTTCCCGCACCGACGGGCGCACCGGCTCGCGCCGGCTCCGAGCGGACGCATCGTCGCCGACGATGCGGTGCGCACTGACGCCGCCGCCCGGACCGTGACCGTTCCCGCAGGCGAGCACGTGCTGACCGTCCGCTACCGCGCTCGCGAGACGGGCATGTACGACGGTGCGCCGTACGTCGACGAGTGGAAGCCGCTTCCGCCGCGCCTGCATGACCAGCGCACGCTCGAGCGCGTCGCCGAGCTGGCGCTGCCCGTGCGGGTCGCCGCCGCCGAGGTGAGCGAGGCGGACTATGCGCTCTACCTCGAGGCCATCGGGGAGCCTGTCGTCTCGCGCGGCCCCGAGCGACCCGCGACCGGCGTCACCTTCGCCCGGGCGCGCGACTACGCGCGGTGGGTCGGCGGGCGGCTGCCGACGGAAGACGAATGGCAGCTCGCCGCCGTGATGCCGGGGTTCGAGCGTCGCACCCCCGAGGTGTGGAACTGGACCGAGTCGGAGCACTCCGACGGACGCACCCGCTTCGTCATGCTCAAGGGCGGCAGCGCGCATGAGAGCACCGGATCGGACTGGTACGTCGACGGCGGCGTGCGCGACCCCGAGTTCGCTCTGAAGCTGCTCCTGCCCGGGCTCGGGCAGGACGCCTCGCCCTCGATCGGATTCCGAGTGTGCTGGGAGGATGAGGCATGA
- a CDS encoding CaiB/BaiF CoA transferase family protein has protein sequence MTTPLTGLRVVDASTLFAGPMAAMHLGDMGAEVIKVEHPTRPDPARGHGPSKDGQNLWWKTLGRNKRTVAIDLHTDGGREAFLRLAHSADVVIENFRPGTLERWGLDYETLSSENPGLVLARVTGFGQIGPYRSRPGFGTLAEAMSGFAASTGEPDGPPTLPPFGLADGIASLATAYAVMVALHSRAASGVGQVVDVAIIEPILAMLGPQITRWDQLQTAQPRTGNRSMNNSPRNAYRTSEGSWVAVSASALSIAQRVVTLVGRPELADEPWFATGATRAEHADEIDEAVGSWIARHTRDEVVAAFEEAQAAVAPVYEPADIVADPQFNALGTIHRIHDVDLGEMAMQGPLFRLSRDDASIAFTGRGHAADTDEVLAELGFAEADIARLREEGAVA, from the coding sequence ATGACGACGCCGCTGACCGGACTGCGCGTGGTCGACGCGTCGACGCTGTTCGCAGGCCCCATGGCAGCCATGCACCTGGGCGACATGGGCGCCGAGGTGATCAAGGTCGAGCACCCCACCAGACCCGATCCCGCGCGGGGTCACGGCCCCAGCAAGGACGGCCAGAACCTGTGGTGGAAGACCCTCGGTCGGAACAAGCGCACCGTCGCGATCGACCTCCACACCGACGGCGGGCGCGAGGCGTTCCTGCGTCTGGCACACTCCGCCGACGTGGTGATCGAGAACTTCCGGCCAGGCACGCTCGAGCGCTGGGGGCTCGATTACGAGACCCTGTCTTCCGAGAATCCGGGGCTGGTGCTCGCGAGGGTGACCGGGTTCGGGCAGATCGGCCCGTACCGCTCCCGCCCCGGGTTCGGCACGCTCGCCGAGGCGATGAGCGGCTTCGCCGCGTCTACCGGCGAACCAGACGGCCCGCCCACGCTGCCGCCGTTCGGGCTGGCCGACGGCATCGCCTCACTCGCAACGGCGTACGCCGTGATGGTGGCGCTGCACTCGCGGGCGGCATCGGGCGTCGGTCAGGTCGTGGACGTGGCGATCATCGAGCCGATCCTCGCGATGCTCGGCCCGCAGATCACCCGATGGGATCAGCTGCAGACGGCGCAGCCGCGCACGGGCAACAGGTCGATGAACAACTCGCCGCGCAACGCGTACCGCACATCGGAGGGGTCATGGGTCGCCGTGTCGGCGAGTGCGCTCTCGATCGCCCAGCGGGTCGTGACGCTCGTCGGCCGGCCCGAACTCGCCGACGAACCGTGGTTCGCGACCGGCGCGACGCGCGCCGAGCATGCGGACGAGATCGACGAGGCCGTCGGGTCGTGGATCGCGAGGCACACCAGAGACGAGGTCGTCGCCGCGTTCGAAGAGGCCCAGGCGGCCGTCGCCCCTGTGTATGAGCCGGCCGACATCGTCGCCGACCCGCAGTTCAACGCCCTCGGCACCATCCACCGCATCCACGATGTCGACCTCGGCGAGATGGCGATGCAGGGGCCGCTGTTCCGCCTCTCCCGGGACGACGCGAGCATCGCCTTCACCGGCCGAGGCCATGCAGCCGACACCGACGAGGTGCTCGCAGAGCTCGGTTTCGCCGAGGCCGACATCGCGCGCCTGCGCGAGGAGGGGGCGGTCGCATGA
- a CDS encoding HpcH/HpaI aldolase/citrate lyase family protein: MSDRPTMVALYAPADRPERFGKALDAGADAVIVDLEDAVTASRKDEARAALDAFAEEWRSRASARPTVQVRVNAIGSRWHDDDLAAVGRLPAEFDVRLPKTQSAADVQAVSAAVPARRVHALIETPLAVERAYEIASSGAASIGAGEADLRSALGIPTGTAGEPGLLYSRSRLVNAAAAAELPPPLMAVWADVADLDGLEQSCRAGRALGYAGRTAVHPRQIDVIRRVFTPTPAEVERAQRIVDRVASAAADGSGAFVLDDGTFIDVAMLRGAERIVAAASRS, from the coding sequence ATGAGCGATCGGCCGACCATGGTGGCGCTGTACGCGCCTGCCGATCGCCCTGAGCGCTTCGGCAAGGCGCTGGACGCCGGTGCAGATGCCGTCATCGTCGACCTCGAGGACGCCGTGACCGCGTCGCGCAAGGACGAGGCGCGGGCGGCGCTCGACGCCTTCGCCGAGGAGTGGCGCTCGCGCGCTTCTGCGCGGCCGACGGTGCAGGTGAGGGTGAACGCGATCGGGTCGCGCTGGCACGATGACGATCTGGCCGCTGTCGGCCGACTGCCCGCCGAGTTCGATGTGCGCCTGCCGAAGACGCAGTCCGCCGCAGATGTGCAGGCAGTGAGCGCAGCCGTTCCCGCCCGGCGGGTGCATGCCCTGATCGAGACGCCGCTCGCCGTCGAGCGGGCGTACGAGATCGCGTCGTCGGGTGCGGCGTCCATCGGGGCGGGAGAGGCGGATCTGCGCTCGGCGCTCGGCATCCCCACCGGCACGGCGGGCGAGCCCGGCCTGCTGTACTCGCGCTCGCGGCTCGTGAACGCAGCCGCCGCCGCAGAGCTGCCGCCGCCGCTCATGGCCGTCTGGGCCGACGTCGCCGATCTGGATGGCCTCGAGCAGAGCTGCCGTGCCGGCAGGGCTCTGGGGTACGCCGGTCGCACAGCCGTGCACCCCAGGCAGATCGACGTGATCCGCCGGGTGTTCACCCCGACCCCCGCCGAGGTCGAGCGCGCGCAGAGGATCGTCGACCGGGTCGCATCGGCTGCCGCAGACGGCTCGGGCGCCTTCGTCCTCGACGACGGCACGTTCATCGATGTCGCGATGCTGCGCGGCGCCGAGCGGATCGTCGCGGCGGCCTCCAGATCCTGA
- a CDS encoding M15 family metallopeptidase, producing the protein MSAAQTRHAAREPLAVRVATPIGVLFTAVASLATLCGVLATQPPAVPTPPAPAAAMAIPGILVDAQIAANPCASDEVRAMLEAGDDAATVMSFGGGAEFREAVVSGNAPCISLSDPSRSWVVVNKQRPLEPASFAPASLADIDLRATTLSNELRPEPKLALEAMAADARAAGAGVIGVNNGYRSYGVQQRTYGAHVRDRGQSGADAVSARPGFSEHQSGLAFDLVACDATCGSIEAFGPTAQGRWVAENGWRYGFIVRYEHGHTGTTGYAPEPWHIRYIGPELAKAYHDGGFHTLEEFFGLPPAPDYSH; encoded by the coding sequence GTGAGCGCCGCGCAGACCCGACATGCCGCGCGTGAACCGCTCGCCGTCCGTGTGGCGACACCGATCGGCGTGCTGTTCACGGCGGTCGCGTCGCTGGCGACCCTGTGCGGAGTGCTCGCCACGCAGCCGCCCGCAGTACCTACGCCGCCCGCTCCGGCCGCGGCCATGGCGATCCCCGGGATCCTGGTCGACGCGCAGATCGCGGCGAACCCGTGTGCGTCCGACGAGGTTCGCGCCATGCTCGAGGCGGGCGACGACGCGGCCACCGTGATGTCGTTCGGAGGAGGGGCTGAATTCCGCGAGGCCGTCGTGAGTGGCAACGCGCCGTGCATCTCGCTCTCGGATCCGAGTCGATCGTGGGTGGTCGTCAACAAGCAGCGCCCGCTGGAGCCGGCGAGCTTCGCCCCGGCATCCCTCGCCGACATCGACCTGCGCGCCACCACCCTCTCGAACGAGCTTCGACCAGAGCCCAAGCTCGCGCTCGAGGCGATGGCGGCCGACGCGCGTGCGGCCGGGGCGGGCGTCATCGGCGTCAACAACGGCTACCGCTCGTACGGGGTGCAGCAGCGCACCTACGGTGCGCACGTGCGCGATCGAGGCCAGAGCGGCGCGGATGCCGTGTCGGCGCGTCCTGGGTTCAGCGAGCATCAGAGCGGTCTCGCGTTCGACCTCGTCGCGTGCGACGCGACCTGCGGCAGCATCGAGGCGTTCGGGCCGACGGCTCAGGGGCGCTGGGTCGCCGAGAACGGGTGGCGCTACGGGTTCATCGTGCGCTACGAGCACGGTCACACCGGCACCACCGGCTACGCACCCGAGCCGTGGCACATCCGGTACATCGGACCCGAACTGGCGAAGGCGTATCACGACGGCGGATTCCACACACTCGAGGAGTTCTTCGGTCTTCCGCCGGCGCCGGACTACAGCCACTGA